A genomic window from Cloacibacillus evryensis DSM 19522 includes:
- a CDS encoding phosphoadenosine phosphosulfate reductase family protein, translating into MSKYIASVSWGKDSLCMLLLLIEKQYPLDEVVFFNTEMEFQGVYDTRDRALPLLKKHDITYTELYPKDQFLWNMLDRPVTGKNGNVHKGYSWCGGPCRWGTTEKLRVLDAHCKDSFVYVGLAHDERERLGKNRAANKIFPLAEWKIPEGQALIHCYQRGYWWEENGVCLYSLLDRVSCWCCSNKNLKELRNYYNYLPYYWEKLKDLQSRTSRPFKRGVSLLELEDRFRQECSR; encoded by the coding sequence ATGTCCAAATACATTGCTAGTGTTAGTTGGGGCAAGGATAGCCTCTGTATGCTCTTGCTCCTGATCGAAAAACAATATCCTCTTGATGAGGTTGTTTTCTTCAACACAGAGATGGAGTTCCAGGGCGTCTATGACACAAGAGATAGGGCTCTTCCTCTTCTGAAGAAACATGACATCACCTATACAGAGCTGTATCCAAAAGACCAATTTCTTTGGAATATGCTCGATAGGCCCGTAACGGGAAAGAATGGCAATGTCCACAAAGGTTACTCATGGTGTGGTGGCCCATGCCGCTGGGGAACGACCGAGAAGCTTCGCGTTTTGGATGCTCATTGTAAGGACTCGTTTGTATACGTTGGCCTCGCTCATGATGAAAGAGAGCGACTGGGGAAAAATCGAGCAGCCAACAAGATATTCCCTCTTGCGGAATGGAAAATACCCGAGGGGCAGGCCCTTATCCACTGCTACCAACGTGGTTATTGGTGGGAGGAAAACGGAGTGTGTCTCTATTCTCTGCTGGATCGTGTTTCTTGTTGGTGTTGTTCGAACAAAAACCTCAAGGAATTACGAAACTATTATAATTACCTCCCTTATTATTGGGAGAAGCTAAAGGATCTGCAATCCCGTACTAGCCGGCCATTTAAGCGCGGGGTATCGTTGCTTGAGTTGGAAGATCGGTTCCGGCAGGAGTGCAGTAGATGA
- a CDS encoding tyrosine-type recombinase/integrase: MKTKLTQTMITSLSLSEKRTVYRDSQVPGLTLRVGATGKKFYLDYKINGNRRWYLIGDAAYMKLDEARREAHAFLGILATGKDPLAVPEPLMTYKALRDDYYAPWVKEHRKSGAETIKGLKRYFAQFDDKAINELTLADMEAWRREMREKRHLKSATLNRSAGYLTSMINWAVNKKIISSNPIADLEHLKETDSKKAWRFLSKNEIVILKEALAARDKQVRDGAKKCIYDIPLPGAYPDPLTPMVLTALYSGIRWGSLVALHWHSLDLTHGSIYLEADDTKSEDMQSIPINGALLAVLHDWQQEFPSAPGDLVFPAPKGGIFYNVNAAWYELLADAGIGHLRWHDLRHTFASQLVMAGVPLNTVRELLGHKNIKTTLRYAHLAPQGLKSAVERLVD; encoded by the coding sequence ATGAAAACAAAGCTCACCCAAACCATGATAACATCACTAAGCCTCTCGGAGAAGAGGACAGTGTACCGCGATTCTCAAGTTCCGGGGCTAACTCTGCGAGTTGGCGCTACGGGCAAGAAGTTTTATCTCGACTATAAAATAAACGGGAATCGCCGATGGTATCTGATCGGAGACGCGGCTTATATGAAACTGGATGAGGCCAGACGCGAAGCCCATGCCTTTTTAGGTATCCTTGCCACAGGCAAAGACCCGCTGGCCGTGCCCGAGCCACTTATGACATACAAGGCCCTGCGGGACGATTATTATGCTCCATGGGTAAAAGAGCACCGTAAAAGCGGCGCTGAGACCATCAAGGGACTTAAGCGGTATTTCGCCCAATTTGACGATAAAGCAATCAACGAACTTACGCTTGCAGACATGGAGGCGTGGCGTCGGGAGATGCGTGAGAAGAGGCATCTTAAGTCCGCCACGCTAAACAGGTCGGCGGGGTATTTAACCTCCATGATCAACTGGGCTGTAAACAAGAAAATCATATCTTCCAACCCTATAGCCGACCTTGAGCACCTGAAGGAGACAGATTCTAAAAAGGCTTGGCGCTTTCTGTCGAAAAACGAGATCGTTATTTTGAAGGAAGCGCTAGCCGCCAGGGACAAGCAGGTGCGCGACGGTGCGAAAAAGTGTATCTATGATATCCCTTTGCCTGGAGCTTACCCCGACCCTCTAACTCCTATGGTACTGACGGCGTTATATTCCGGCATTCGCTGGGGCTCCCTGGTTGCTCTGCACTGGCATAGCCTCGACCTCACGCATGGCAGCATCTACCTCGAGGCCGACGATACCAAATCTGAGGACATGCAGAGCATCCCTATCAACGGCGCTCTCTTAGCCGTACTTCATGATTGGCAACAAGAGTTCCCTTCTGCCCCCGGCGATCTTGTTTTTCCGGCTCCGAAGGGCGGAATATTCTATAACGTCAACGCTGCGTGGTATGAACTGCTTGCCGACGCAGGCATTGGCCATCTGCGCTGGCACGACTTGCGCCACACCTTCGCATCGCAGCTCGTAATGGCCGGTGTGCCGCTCAACACCGTCCGCGAGCTGCTGGGACACAAAAACATAAAAACGACCTTGCGTTACGCTCATCTGGCACCGCAGGGGCTAAAATCGGCTGTTGAACGCCTGGTGGATTGA
- a CDS encoding ATP-binding protein produces the protein MSEYAKKLEILEWVRQSCPQASLCDIPDDTMELEIAMEQKDCYRHCPGISACKHCGYISLPVLYPYTVSRPPYYKTACAPCKVRVLAAKKAAIETYVKNCGIPARFKQATFANFTTIRRAPKIGLAKSMAQDCVTQELALTLMGTPGTGKTHLAVAMVHAWLAKGKSAVFIPVVSLLDEIKRGYGPYSPLPKIEDAIKCADFVALDDLGAQKDSDWVTERLWELIDQRYRERKPITITSNAGSKDQLVTMAGDRGPQIVSRLTDETFGHYLVLNDIDYRSIEPKNR, from the coding sequence TTGAGTGAATACGCAAAAAAGCTTGAAATACTTGAATGGGTGCGGCAGTCTTGTCCCCAAGCCTCCCTGTGCGACATCCCTGACGATACTATGGAGCTGGAAATCGCAATGGAACAAAAAGACTGCTATCGACATTGCCCTGGGATCTCCGCATGCAAACATTGCGGGTATATATCTCTGCCGGTGTTGTACCCCTACACCGTGTCGCGCCCGCCCTACTACAAGACCGCCTGCGCTCCCTGCAAGGTGCGGGTTTTGGCGGCAAAAAAAGCGGCAATCGAAACTTACGTGAAAAACTGCGGTATACCAGCTCGCTTTAAACAGGCGACATTTGCGAATTTCACTACCATACGGCGCGCGCCTAAAATCGGGCTGGCAAAGTCAATGGCTCAGGACTGCGTAACGCAGGAGCTTGCCCTTACCCTCATGGGCACGCCCGGCACGGGGAAAACCCATCTTGCCGTGGCTATGGTTCACGCCTGGCTGGCCAAAGGCAAATCAGCGGTTTTTATCCCGGTAGTATCTCTGCTCGACGAAATAAAGCGCGGATACGGCCCCTACTCGCCGCTGCCGAAAATCGAAGACGCCATAAAATGCGCGGATTTTGTCGCCCTCGACGACCTCGGCGCTCAAAAAGACAGCGATTGGGTAACAGAACGCCTTTGGGAGCTGATCGACCAGCGCTACCGTGAACGAAAGCCGATCACGATCACGTCTAACGCCGGAAGTAAAGATCAGCTTGTAACAATGGCCGGCGACCGCGGACCACAGATCGTAAGCCGCCTGACGGACGAAACATTCGGGCATTATCTAGTGCTTAACGATATCGATTATCGCAGCATAGAGCCGAAGAATCGCTAA
- a CDS encoding DNA cytosine methyltransferase, with product MGLIVDSFAGGGGASTGIRMATGRDPDIAINHNAEAMAMHKANHPGTRHYIEDIWGVDPLSVTGGEPVDLMWLSPDCTHFSKARGSAPKSDRIRGLAWSAVKWARRVRPAVIVLENVEEFHDWCPLDKHGKAKMHLRGITFAKFVRHLRREGYSVNWRELVACDYGASTSRKRFFLVATADRTPAQWPKPTHGPGRKPYRTAAECIDWSVPAPSIFERKKELADATKRRIAKGIMRYVVRNPKPYIVAKDKAPFITEHANASKQRNFAADDPLRTQCAQVKGGHFALCAAFLQKYHGAHKNGGGGFRGQGLDIPLATLDASGRFGLCTAIITKHYTSDDVGRKVDQPLPTITANDHNSLTVCHLMRQFGTSTGTALDNPLGTVMPQGGGGKSGLVAALMVKYYGSERGGEPLSEPIDTITGKDRFGLVTVEIEGEPYIITDIGMRMLTPRELFNAQGFPRDYIIAPIYNGKPLTKTAQVRMVGNSVCPPVAEAIVKANCGFMTRQEREVA from the coding sequence TTGGGACTAATAGTTGACAGCTTTGCCGGCGGCGGAGGCGCGAGCACCGGCATCCGTATGGCTACGGGACGCGATCCTGATATAGCAATCAACCACAACGCCGAGGCGATGGCGATGCATAAGGCCAACCACCCCGGAACGCGGCACTACATCGAGGATATATGGGGCGTTGACCCACTCTCCGTTACCGGCGGCGAGCCGGTTGATCTGATGTGGCTGTCGCCAGACTGCACCCATTTTTCCAAGGCTCGCGGCAGTGCGCCGAAGTCTGACCGCATCCGCGGGCTGGCGTGGTCGGCGGTAAAGTGGGCGCGCCGCGTTCGCCCCGCCGTTATCGTGCTGGAAAACGTCGAAGAATTCCATGACTGGTGTCCGCTCGACAAACACGGAAAAGCAAAGATGCATCTCCGGGGCATCACCTTCGCAAAATTTGTGCGCCACCTGCGCCGCGAGGGATACTCCGTCAACTGGCGCGAGCTCGTGGCCTGCGACTACGGAGCGTCGACCTCGCGCAAGCGTTTCTTCCTCGTCGCGACCGCCGACCGCACGCCGGCGCAGTGGCCGAAGCCTACACATGGCCCAGGGCGGAAACCGTACCGCACGGCGGCGGAGTGTATCGACTGGTCCGTGCCAGCGCCCTCCATCTTCGAGCGCAAAAAAGAGCTTGCTGACGCTACCAAGCGGCGCATTGCGAAGGGGATCATGCGCTACGTGGTACGCAACCCCAAGCCCTACATCGTGGCGAAAGATAAAGCTCCCTTTATCACGGAACATGCCAACGCCTCGAAGCAGCGGAACTTTGCCGCCGACGACCCTCTGCGTACCCAATGCGCGCAGGTAAAAGGCGGACATTTCGCCCTCTGCGCCGCGTTTTTGCAAAAATACCATGGCGCGCACAAAAATGGAGGAGGCGGGTTTCGGGGACAGGGGCTTGACATACCCCTTGCCACGCTGGACGCATCAGGCCGCTTCGGCCTCTGCACGGCGATCATCACCAAGCACTATACAAGCGACGACGTGGGACGCAAAGTAGATCAGCCCCTGCCTACTATCACGGCTAACGACCACAACAGCCTCACCGTCTGCCACCTCATGCGCCAGTTCGGGACGTCGACAGGCACGGCGCTCGACAACCCTCTAGGCACGGTCATGCCTCAAGGCGGCGGCGGTAAATCTGGGCTTGTGGCCGCCCTGATGGTCAAATACTACGGCAGTGAGCGAGGCGGAGAGCCGCTGTCCGAGCCGATTGACACGATAACGGGCAAAGACAGGTTCGGCCTTGTTACCGTGGAAATAGAGGGAGAGCCGTACATCATCACCGATATCGGCATGAGGATGCTCACGCCGCGGGAGCTCTTCAACGCGCAGGGTTTTCCGCGGGACTATATCATTGCCCCTATTTACAACGGCAAGCCCCTCACCAAAACCGCGCAGGTGCGCATGGTCGGCAACAGCGTATGCCCACCGGTGGCCGAGGCAATCGTCAAGGCCAACTGCGGCTTTATGACGCGGCAAGAGCGAGAAGTGGCGTAG
- a CDS encoding helix-turn-helix transcriptional regulator, whose protein sequence is MNRLKEFREKEGLTQLQLAEISGVSLRSISRIESEDANFTRKTGEKLAEVLNCAYADLIAAPTPPLEGTSTILSAEEEDLIELFRGLDKKGKEELAGYLSYQKYRAKTSKKSAG, encoded by the coding sequence GTGAATAGATTAAAGGAATTTCGAGAAAAAGAAGGGTTGACACAGTTACAGTTAGCAGAAATAAGTGGCGTGTCACTCCGCTCTATCAGCAGGATTGAATCGGAGGACGCCAATTTTACGCGGAAAACTGGTGAAAAATTAGCAGAAGTCTTAAATTGCGCGTATGCGGATCTTATTGCTGCCCCAACGCCACCTTTGGAGGGAACGTCTACTATATTGTCTGCCGAGGAAGAGGATTTGATCGAACTTTTTAGAGGCTTAGATAAAAAGGGTAAAGAAGAGCTTGCTGGCTATCTTAGTTATCAGAAATACCGTGCCAAAACATCAAAAAAAAGCGCTGGATAG
- a CDS encoding PH domain-containing protein, with amino-acid sequence MALSKDVVDAQIKSVGLFDSFGTKKEIAFLPEIMRESEEILFLTSGFTDGNTWLITATNMRLIFLDKGFIYGLKQIEYPYDKISSISHKLGMLMGKISIGTSSGDVIIDNIAKADVSKMNEIISNHIHNQYTHTNPTAVGSKAPVDDIISKLERLGSMKEKGLLTDEEYVAAKAKLLN; translated from the coding sequence ATGGCATTATCAAAAGATGTTGTGGACGCTCAAATCAAATCAGTTGGCCTATTCGATTCATTTGGTACCAAAAAAGAAATTGCTTTTTTGCCAGAGATAATGCGCGAAAGCGAAGAGATATTGTTTCTGACAAGCGGGTTCACAGACGGCAATACATGGCTCATTACAGCAACAAACATGCGCCTCATTTTTCTCGATAAGGGGTTTATTTACGGATTAAAACAAATTGAGTACCCTTACGATAAGATAAGCTCTATTTCTCATAAACTCGGCATGTTAATGGGAAAAATTTCTATTGGAACATCATCGGGGGATGTCATTATTGACAACATTGCAAAGGCCGACGTTTCTAAAATGAATGAAATTATATCCAACCACATACATAATCAATATACGCATACTAATCCTACTGCTGTGGGAAGTAAAGCACCTGTAGATGATATTATTTCAAAATTGGAACGGCTGGGTAGTATGAAAGAAAAGGGGCTTTTAACAGATGAAGAGTATGTGGCGGCAAAGGCTAAATTGCTGAACTGA
- a CDS encoding putative metallopeptidase, translating into MTVRTDAEFDYEIAIDRIRPIAEALVKKYDELHHIDPDKILFVVNHKSVGSRKKVVLARTSLVPPKWAELLYQLGGRSYFYMIEFIAKTTAAMDESQMIAVVYRELRKIGPEGEILTYDVQDWWQILMGLGRKWYYPENSCPNLLDDSVDWRKLMGTYYEDIRHEPD; encoded by the coding sequence ATGACAGTGAGAACAGACGCTGAATTTGATTATGAAATCGCAATCGATAGGATTCGCCCCATTGCGGAGGCCCTCGTCAAAAAGTATGACGAACTGCACCATATCGACCCCGATAAGATACTCTTTGTCGTAAACCACAAAAGCGTAGGCAGCCGTAAAAAAGTAGTGCTCGCGAGGACGAGCTTGGTACCGCCGAAATGGGCGGAGCTGCTCTACCAGCTTGGAGGCCGCTCATATTTTTACATGATCGAATTTATAGCGAAGACAACGGCGGCGATGGACGAATCGCAGATGATCGCGGTGGTTTATCGCGAACTGCGCAAAATCGGACCGGAGGGCGAGATACTTACCTATGACGTCCAGGACTGGTGGCAGATATTGATGGGGCTCGGACGCAAATGGTATTACCCAGAAAATTCGTGCCCGAACCTGCTTGATGATTCCGTCGACTGGCGTAAGCTCATGGGCACCTATTACGAAGATATCCGGCATGAGCCTGATTGA
- a CDS encoding DNA-binding protein has product MESIVAVQVADATAIYAKLDELCEKVNLLLAERDSPVPTGANPNSMTTAEAAVYLGMSKGQLNKSRIKTANACDGPPYHATGGKGSKVYYVKSELDEWRAASKIKAGRVMTKMEQRLAAIERGGKS; this is encoded by the coding sequence ATGGAAAGCATCGTAGCCGTCCAGGTAGCGGACGCGACAGCAATATACGCAAAGCTTGACGAGCTTTGCGAAAAAGTAAACCTACTGCTAGCGGAGCGAGACTCCCCCGTTCCGACCGGCGCTAACCCAAACAGCATGACGACGGCGGAGGCGGCCGTATATCTGGGGATGTCAAAGGGGCAGCTCAACAAGAGCCGCATCAAAACGGCGAACGCCTGCGACGGGCCGCCATACCACGCCACCGGCGGAAAGGGGTCAAAGGTTTATTACGTGAAGTCGGAGCTGGACGAGTGGCGCGCCGCCTCAAAGATAAAAGCGGGGCGCGTCATGACAAAGATGGAGCAACGGCTCGCCGCGATAGAGCGCGGCGGAAAATCATGA
- a CDS encoding tyrosine-type recombinase/integrase, translating to MNKTVPLRTEPEIHSFLACLKRWNGNYYIAALIGINWGLRCSDILAMQVGDVIAGSGKRVQIIDRLKVNEIKTGKERHIFVTDKMRKELRDHIRSIKGWTIETPLVLSHKKNPSGGAKALSRQQLWHVISVAAAECGIRGDVGTHSLRKTYAYQAWRNGTRVDVIQKEFGHASIETTHRYACIPNEEQEKIYRRVDFSGSSH from the coding sequence ATGAACAAAACCGTCCCGCTACGCACAGAACCTGAGATACATTCCTTCCTGGCTTGTCTTAAGAGGTGGAATGGTAATTATTATATCGCGGCTTTGATCGGCATCAATTGGGGACTGCGGTGCAGCGACATATTGGCTATGCAGGTAGGCGACGTTATTGCGGGCAGCGGCAAGCGCGTGCAGATCATCGATCGCCTGAAGGTTAACGAAATAAAGACCGGTAAAGAGCGGCACATTTTTGTAACGGACAAAATGCGTAAAGAGCTGCGTGACCATATCAGGAGCATAAAGGGCTGGACAATAGAGACGCCGCTGGTACTGTCACATAAAAAAAACCCATCCGGCGGGGCAAAGGCATTATCACGACAACAATTGTGGCATGTCATCTCAGTGGCCGCCGCAGAGTGCGGTATACGCGGGGATGTAGGCACACATTCCCTACGCAAGACTTACGCATACCAGGCATGGAGAAATGGTACGCGAGTAGACGTTATCCAAAAAGAGTTCGGCCACGCATCCATAGAGACAACACATAGATACGCCTGCATCCCCAACGAAGAGCAGGAAAAAATCTATCGCAGAGTTGATTTTTCAGGCAGCTCACACTAG
- a CDS encoding helix-turn-helix domain-containing protein, producing MTSDEAILQIQDDRGFWFAAVDICVLRDKTLSFNAKGVYAVLVAFVNIGTKEWAIKTETLAAECGVSRRTVMYALKELVEHGYIERKKRHADGHQIASIYKIIGHKAACNIRTLPKQEQLDEPACNIRTQQGAEYAHQLQEPESLNNTLPSVKGADAPEAASEDIRLIDKIPLAMRPTAEYLLLKTGRKGLIPSEVGSLLALEKIHLPARIQQEINTAVKRFASRGRPLSGLTADYLYESLRHQNSRSARKKAPPDNGAAQAQVQAQAQWQEDEHDKYLFEKFGKGVEQIE from the coding sequence ATGACGTCGGATGAAGCCATCCTGCAAATACAAGATGATCGCGGTTTCTGGTTCGCGGCCGTTGACATCTGCGTTCTCCGCGACAAGACCCTTTCTTTTAACGCGAAGGGGGTTTATGCCGTGTTGGTCGCCTTTGTCAATATTGGCACCAAGGAGTGGGCGATTAAAACAGAGACCCTCGCGGCGGAGTGCGGCGTCAGCCGCCGCACCGTAATGTACGCGCTGAAAGAGCTTGTAGAGCATGGGTATATCGAGAGGAAAAAGCGTCATGCAGATGGGCATCAAATTGCCTCGATATATAAAATTATCGGTCATAAAGCAGCGTGCAATATACGCACTCTGCCGAAACAGGAGCAGCTTGATGAGCCAGCGTGCAATATACGCACTCAGCAGGGTGCAGAATATGCACACCAATTACAAGAACCAGAGTCTTTAAATAATACTTTACCTTCGGTAAAGGGGGCTGACGCCCCCGAGGCAGCGTCGGAGGATATCAGGCTAATCGATAAAATCCCTCTGGCGATGCGTCCGACGGCGGAATATCTATTGCTCAAAACGGGGCGCAAGGGCCTAATCCCCTCGGAGGTGGGCTCTCTGCTGGCGCTTGAAAAAATCCACCTGCCAGCACGCATCCAGCAGGAGATCAATACCGCCGTAAAGCGGTTCGCCTCGCGAGGGCGGCCATTATCCGGCCTTACCGCTGACTATCTTTACGAGTCGCTTCGGCACCAGAACTCGCGATCGGCGAGGAAAAAAGCGCCGCCGGACAACGGCGCGGCGCAGGCACAAGTACAAGCACAAGCACAATGGCAGGAAGACGAGCACGACAAATATTTATTTGAAAAATTCGGGAAGGGGGTTGAGCAAATTGAGTGA
- a CDS encoding site-specific DNA-methyltransferase: MEIVFLNPSTLLPYANNSRKHPEKQIRKLMASIQEFGFLIPVFIDRSGTIIKGAGATEAAVRLCLESIPCIYIDTLTDAQRRAYIIADNRLAEDSEWDKETLAAEMLRLRDDFGLDLSITGFENREVLTLSLDSVEGFSPEDGIPDMEPAVVSRPGDVWLLGAHSIICGDCTDPAIVERLFDGSRPHLMVTDPPYGVKYDPKWRMDNGLSKSKRTGTVLNDDRADWREAWNLFPGDVAYVWHGSLHGRTVAESLEVNGFILRSQIVWIKPNLILSRGDIHWQHEVCWYAVRRDETVCPELPGYCGDSYQACWYAVREGEISHWQGSRKVSSVWEIDFSGQDEKTIHGTQKPVECMRRAILNSSKVNDMVYDPFSGSGTTIIAAQSCRRRCLAVELDPAYVDMAVRRWQRYTSQSATLAESGKTFDKLRRERRE; this comes from the coding sequence ATGGAAATTGTCTTTTTGAACCCAAGTACATTGTTACCTTATGCCAACAATTCACGCAAGCACCCCGAGAAGCAGATACGCAAACTGATGGCCTCGATTCAGGAATTCGGATTTCTCATTCCTGTTTTTATTGACCGCAGCGGAACGATTATCAAGGGCGCTGGAGCCACGGAAGCCGCCGTGAGACTTTGCCTTGAATCTATACCTTGTATATATATTGACACACTGACCGATGCGCAAAGGCGCGCATATATCATCGCCGACAATCGCCTTGCCGAAGATTCTGAATGGGACAAAGAAACGCTTGCCGCCGAGATGTTGCGGCTTCGCGATGACTTCGGCCTAGATCTCTCGATTACGGGTTTTGAAAACCGCGAAGTGCTGACCCTAAGCCTAGACTCAGTGGAGGGGTTTTCTCCTGAGGATGGCATACCGGACATGGAGCCAGCCGTTGTTTCGCGCCCGGGCGACGTCTGGCTTTTAGGTGCACATAGCATCATTTGCGGAGATTGCACGGACCCGGCTATCGTTGAACGGCTATTTGACGGTAGCCGCCCTCACCTCATGGTTACCGATCCTCCGTATGGGGTCAAATATGATCCTAAATGGCGCATGGATAACGGGCTCTCAAAATCGAAAAGGACCGGCACGGTGCTGAATGACGACCGTGCCGATTGGCGCGAGGCATGGAACCTGTTCCCTGGGGATGTCGCTTACGTTTGGCACGGCTCTTTGCATGGCCGCACCGTCGCAGAAAGCCTTGAAGTAAATGGTTTTATTTTAAGAAGTCAAATAGTATGGATTAAACCGAATCTGATACTGAGTCGTGGCGATATCCACTGGCAGCACGAGGTATGTTGGTACGCCGTGCGTCGCGATGAAACTGTATGCCCAGAGCTGCCGGGGTATTGCGGTGACAGTTATCAAGCTTGCTGGTACGCCGTGCGCGAAGGCGAGATATCCCATTGGCAGGGATCGCGGAAGGTATCCAGCGTTTGGGAAATAGATTTCAGCGGCCAAGATGAGAAAACTATACATGGTACGCAAAAACCTGTGGAGTGTATGAGGCGCGCAATCCTGAACAGCTCGAAGGTAAACGATATGGTATATGACCCATTTTCCGGGTCCGGTACAACCATTATTGCCGCGCAGTCTTGCCGGCGCAGGTGTCTTGCTGTAGAGCTTGATCCCGCATACGTGGATATGGCCGTGCGGCGTTGGCAGCGATATACATCCCAGAGCGCGACACTCGCCGAATCTGGCAAAACGTTCGACAAATTAAGGCGGGAGCGGCGTGAGTGA
- a CDS encoding helix-turn-helix domain-containing protein — MINAEKLRTRRKELGLTQRTLADKAKIACRNLARLENNEGDTTTGVLLSLAKELDCSPLDLLIDVSNPTPPLPRTG; from the coding sequence TTGATAAACGCAGAAAAACTTCGCACGAGAAGAAAGGAATTAGGCCTAACGCAGCGCACTCTTGCGGACAAAGCAAAGATTGCCTGCAGGAACTTGGCGCGGCTCGAAAATAACGAAGGCGATACCACGACAGGAGTACTTCTTTCTCTTGCAAAAGAGCTTGATTGTAGTCCTTTAGATTTGCTTATTGATGTTTCAAACCCTACCCCGCCCCTGCCACGAACGGGCTAA
- a CDS encoding ParA family protein, translating into MTKIIAITNQKGGVGKTTTAHNLAAGLARFYNRAVLLVDLDPQGNLTAAAVPFTTDIEKFRNIYDVLTGAAPMHNEEDSAYSASVCTTSIIGDNAVQISPYSPKLAYIDLELGSKPGREYRLKKALAMVEPFYDYIIIDTPPALGLLTLNALTAADEVIIPCQADIFSLHGMAQLRDTIETVREYTNPKIRIGGILLVRHNPRTVLSRDITVTVVHAAESLDTKVFKRTIRECVALREAQLNKVDIFTYKMDTNAAMDYCEFVGEVYYS; encoded by the coding sequence ATGACAAAGATTATCGCCATAACAAATCAAAAGGGCGGCGTCGGGAAGACGACCACGGCCCACAATCTGGCGGCGGGGCTGGCACGTTTCTACAACCGCGCCGTCCTGCTGGTTGACCTAGACCCGCAGGGCAACCTTACCGCCGCCGCGGTGCCATTTACCACGGATATTGAGAAATTTCGCAATATATATGACGTCCTCACTGGCGCTGCGCCGATGCACAACGAGGAGGACAGCGCCTACAGCGCCTCAGTCTGCACTACCAGCATCATTGGCGACAACGCGGTACAGATATCGCCTTATTCGCCGAAGCTCGCATACATCGACCTTGAGCTCGGCTCAAAGCCCGGGCGGGAATACAGGCTAAAAAAGGCTCTCGCCATGGTAGAGCCATTCTACGACTATATCATCATCGACACGCCTCCGGCGCTGGGGCTGCTGACCCTCAACGCCCTGACGGCGGCCGACGAGGTGATCATCCCCTGCCAGGCGGATATCTTTTCTCTGCACGGGATGGCACAGCTACGCGACACGATAGAAACGGTGCGAGAATACACAAACCCTAAAATACGTATCGGCGGCATCCTGCTCGTGCGCCACAACCCCCGCACGGTACTGAGCCGCGATATCACCGTCACAGTCGTACACGCCGCGGAATCCCTCGATACAAAGGTATTCAAACGCACCATTCGCGAATGCGTGGCGCTGCGCGAGGCGCAGTTGAACAAAGTCGATATCTTTACCTACAAGATGGATACCAACGCGGCGATGGATTATTGCGAATTTGTCGGCGAGGTGTACTACTCATGA